The Pelecanus crispus isolate bPelCri1 chromosome 30 unlocalized genomic scaffold, bPelCri1.pri SUPER_30_unloc_6, whole genome shotgun sequence genome has a segment encoding these proteins:
- the SPTBN4 gene encoding LOW QUALITY PROTEIN: spectrin beta chain, non-erythrocytic 4 (The sequence of the model RefSeq protein was modified relative to this genomic sequence to represent the inferred CDS: inserted 5 bases in 4 codons; deleted 5 bases in 5 codons; substituted 1 base at 1 genomic stop codon), with protein sequence MTGTSPRLPPPPRSHPPRGWDDWDVPITWGDGRRCLRQPKPTRGRMRIHSLENVDKALQFLKEQRVHLENVGSHDIVDGNHRLTLGLIWTIILRFQIQVIKIKTEDNRETRSAKDALLLWCQMKTAGYPEVNIQNFTTSWRDGLAFNALIHKHRPDLIDFHKLTKSNATYNLQQAFNTAEQQLGLSKLLDPEDVNMEDPDEKSIITYVVSFYHYFSKMKALAVEGKRIGKVLDQAMEIEAIIERYEALAAELLAWIQHTITIIGNQKFANSLTGVQQQXQAFTAFCTXEKPVKFQEKGNLEVLLFTIQSKLRANNRKLYVPSEGKSISDINKAWTCLEKAEHEREVSLRNELIRQEKLELLAQRFDHKAVMRETWLNENQRLVSQDNFGYDLPAVEAAMKKHEAIEADISSYQERIQVVVELALEMESEGYYDTKRISAQKDNILRQWGLLTELVRARRARLEQNLALQKIFQEMVYMIDWMEEMQVLLVSKDLGKHLLEVEDLLQKHGLLEADISAQTERVQALNAAALKFSELEGYQPCDPQIICNRVNHVQTCLEELGELAGKRRKELEDSRQLWAFFQEMEEAEXWIREKEQILAAKTCGRDLSSVLTLTNKHKSMLGELGSRRALLHQTMKRGEQILAKKRFSPGGIQEKMREVRLRWKKLEEVTGLHQQRLQEALNFFQFSAETDDLVAWLQDTYRIVSSDDFGHDDYSTQALLRKHRAVVEEVEKHRAAVLALRKQLALLAPEHRQGVDVQIRVVEVEQLYGEVAEVACLRQQWLQDALAVYRMFSEVHACEVWVDEKEQWLERMEVPEELDEVEVVQHRFESLDQEMNSVMGRILDVNQVVQQLVDGGHPSSEEVRSCQDHLNSRWNRVVELVEHKKGQLSSVLKIQNYLLECSEMKVQVREKRKAIEATQSGGGDLGGVLALQRRLSTMEAALVVLEPRLVELQREGEALAASHPGRALEILLPFEQISEEWEALKRALQGCEDSLTVAGRLQQFIQDLDNFLGWLVKTQRAVASEEVPDSLTEAERLLNQHAALKEEINGYEEDYAKIQAASDLLALEETEVXPTSRLQQWLQKLDAGWGKLLQSWETRREVLVQSHVFHLFLRDVQQCESSLYNQESTLVHAELPGTVEGVNNAIKKHKDFTTTMDLNLQKIQQTLQAGESLQRQGNLYSDRVAEAMEGLRAKSHRNYQLAQEWMQRLQDHLELQRFLQDCRELDGWIQEKCXWRGTPPGTPPPRPPKPWLKHQAFMAELAQNKEWLEKIEKEGEELLLAKPELTGAVRRQLEELRQRWLELEATSRARSRRLAEAAAAERLARSYAEMEARLGRLEEQLESAGAGGDLLSVSRQLNRLQTLESQVQQWYEQAGELRAQAAALPAQAAGGRALGERQSAVGARIVRLLEPLKERRRILLASKEVHQVSHELEDEVLWVQDRLPLATLKDHGTNLQTVQQFIKKNQNLRREIQVHRPRVDEVLERAGAVASIKSPEAEGVRRLLERLGTLWGGLQEQAERRQQSLDATYQLEQYFFDVAEVEAWLGEQELLLMSEEKGKDEQSTLQLLKKHLLTEQTVENYEETIAQLSRQCRALLELGHPQSEQVSRRQSQVDRLYVSLKDLVEERKAKLEQQYWLYQLNREVDELEHWIAEKEVVAGSPELGQDFEHVTLLQEKFLEFASETGSVGQERIAAVNQMVDELIDYGHADAATIAEWKDGVNEAWADLLELMETRAQMLAASHELHKFFNDCKEVLGQIEEKRQRLPELAAREGRTSAGALQRALGAFEHDVEVLVTQVRQLQEGAAQLRTLYAGDNAEAIAGREQEVLRAWKELLAACEECRLHVASVADKIRFVGTVRDLLAWMDGVLCQIGAGEKPRDVSSVELLMNDHQGLKSEIEARGKSIAACLELGKTLILSKSPAADEIKAHVEKLLAKKKEMMEKWDKHWEWLQQMLEVHQFAQEAVVADAWLTAQEPLLKSQELGSSVDEVEQLIRRHEAFRKAAAAWEERFSSLRRLTTIEKLKAEQNKQPPTPLLSRKFLGEPPGGATPSPGGPERPESRRLEPRVAYVRHELRPERLQPKLDHVQGPPGDGGPGGEPPPPATTGETPVPPKTDEPEEGRTGLLERRRERRERRLERQESSEPEPPRHDGKGGGKATLADIVEQLQEKEAGGPLPATVSPPQPRERESPARLPTGPEVLPERMPRPDRPRARDRPKPRRRPRPKDPAQGPGETRRSRSAPAQGSAPPPPPPPTHTVHHEGFLFRKHELDGPNKKASNRSWVNLYCVLSKGDLGFYKDAKGQAAGSTHGGEPLLNLHHSTSEVASDYKKKKNVFKLKTSDGSEFLLQAKDEEDMRGWLRALAACAQEHAEVARWSQALLTTSSTDEGLPRREGDRRSSTSGRRKGVP encoded by the exons ATGACTGGGACGTCCCCACGgctgccaccaccacccaggTCCCACCCACCACGGGGCTGGGATGACTGGGACGTCCCCATCACCTGGGGTGACGGGCGCCGGTGTCTCCGGCAGCCCAAACCGACACGGGGCCGGATGCGGATCCACTCCTTGGAGAACGTGGACAAGGCGTTGCAGTTCCTCAAGGAGCAGCGGGTGCACCTGGAGAACGTGGGCTCACACGACATCGTGGACGGCAACCACCGCCTCACCCTCGGCCTCATCTGGACCATCATCCTCCGCTTCCAG ATCCAGGTGATCAAAATCAAGACCGAAGACAATCGGGAGACGCGCTCGGCCAAGGAtgctctgctgctctggtgCCAGATGAAGACGGCGGG CTACCCCGAGGTGAACATCCAGAACTTCACCACCAGTTGGAGGGACGGCTTGGCCTTCAACGCGCTCATCCACAAGCACAG GCCGGACCTCATCGACTTCCACAAGCTGACCAAGTCCAACGCGACCTACAACCTTCAACAAGCCTTCAACACGGCcgagcagcagctggggctcaGCAAGCTGCTGGACCCCGAGG ACGTCAACATGGAGGACCCCGACGAGAAGTCCATCATCACCTACGTGGTGTCCTTCTACCACTACTTCTCCAAGATGAAGGCGCTGGCTGTGGAGGGCAAGCGCATCGGGAAG GTTCTGGATCAGGCCATGGAGATCGAGGCCATCATCGAGCGGTACGAGGCGCTGGCGGCCGAGCTGCTGGCCTGGATCCAGCACACCATCACCATCATCGGCAACCAGAAGTTCGCCAACTCCCTGACCggggtgcagcagc ctcaagcCTTCACCGCCTTCTGCA TGGAGAAGCCCGTCAA GTTCCAGGAGAAGGGGAACCTGGAGGTCCTGCTCTTCACCATCCAGAGCAAGCTACGGGCCAACAACCGCAAGCTCTACGTCCCCAGCGAGGGCAAGAGCATCTCCGACATCAATAAG gCCTGGACCTGCCTGGAGAAGGCAGAGCACGAGCGGGAGGTGTCACTGCGCAACGAGCTGATCCGGCAGGAGAAGCTGGAGCTGCTCGCCCAACGTTTCGACCACAAGGCCGTCATGAGGGAGACGTGGCTGAACGAGAACCAGCGCCTGGTCTCGCAG gacAACTTCGGCTACGACCTGCCGGCGGTGGAGGCCGCCATGAAGAAGCACGAGGCCATTGAGGCCGACATCTCCTCCTACCAAGAGCGCATCCAGGTGGTGGTGGAGCTGGCCCTGGAGATGGAGTCCGAGGGCTACTACGACACCAAGCGCATCAGCGCCCAGAAGGACAACATCCTTCGGCAGTGGGGGCTCTTGACCGAGCTGGTCCGCGCCCGCCGCGCTCGCCTCGAGCAGAACCTGGCCCTGCAGAAGATCTTCCAGGAGATGGTCTACATGATTGACTGGATGGAGGAGATGCAG gtgcTGTTGGTCTCCAAGGATTTGGGGAAGCATCTTCTGGAGGTTGAGGACCTGCTGCAGAAGCACGGGCTGCTGGAGGCTGACATCTCCGCCCAGACTGAGCGGGTGCAGGCGCTCAACGCCGCCGCGCTCAAGTTCTCAGAGCTGGAGG GCTACCAACCCTGCGACCCCCAGATCATCTGCAACCGGGTCAACCACGTCCAGACGtgcctggaggagctgggggagctggcGGGCAAGAGGCGCAAGGAGCTGGAGGACTCCCGCCAGCTCTGGGCCTTCTtccaggagatggaggaggCTG CGTGGATCCGCGAGAAGGAGCAGATCCTGGCCGCCAAGACCTGCGGCCGGGACCTGAGCAGCGTCTTGACGCTGACCAACAAGCACAAGAGCATGTTGGGCGAGCTGGGCAGCCGACGGGCGCTGTTGCACCAGACCATGAAGAGGGGCGAGCAGATCTTGGCCAAGAAACGCTTCAGCCCCGGCGGGATCCAGGAGAAGATGCGGGAGGTTCGCCTCCGCTGGAAGAAGCTGGAGGAGGTGACGGGGTTGCACCAACAGCGCTTGCAGGAGGCCCTCAACTTCTTCCAGTTCAGCGCCGAGACGGACGATTTGGTGGCCTGGCTGCAGGACACCTACCGCATCGTCTCCAGCGATGACTTTGGCCATGACGACTATTCCACCCAAGCTCTTCTGCGGAAGCACCGGGCGGTGGTGGAAGAGGTGGAGAAGCACCGGGCGGCCGTGTTGGCCCTCCGGAAGCAGTTGGCTCTTCTGGCGCCCGAGCATCGTCAAGGGGTTGACGTGCAGATCCGGGTGGTGGAGGTGGAGCAGCTCTACGGGGAGGTGGCCGAGGTGGCC TGCCTGCGGCAGCAGTGGTTGCAGGACGCGTTGGCCGTCTACCGTATGTTCAGCGAGGTCCACGCCTGCGAGGTCTGGGTGGACGAGAAGGAGCAGTGGTTGGAGAGGATGGAGGTGCCGGAGGAGCTGGATGAGGTTGAGGTGGTCCAGCATAg GTTTGAGAGCCTGGACCAGGAGATGAACAGCGTCATGGGACGGATCTTGGACGTCAACCAGGTGGTGCAGCAGTTGGTGGATGGGGGCCACCCCAGCTCAGAGGAGGTCCGCTCCTGCCAGGACCACCTCAACAGCAG GTGGAACCGGGTGGTGGAGCTGGTGGAGCACAAGAAGGGCCAACTGAGCTCCGTCCTGAAGATCCAGAACTACCTGCTGGAGTGCAGCGAGATGAAGGTGCAGGTGCGGGAGAAGAGAAAAGCCATTGAAGCCACGCAGTCGGGCGGCGGCGACCTGGGCGGCGTGTTGGCCTTGCAACGCCGCCTCTCCACCATGGAGGCGGCTCTGGTGGTCTTGGAACCTCGGTTGGTGGAGCTTCAACGGGAAGGCGAAGCCTTGGCTGCCTCCCACCCCGGGAGAGCCCTGGAGATCCTGCTGCCCTTCGAGCAGATCAGCGAGGAGTGGGAGGCCCTGAAGCGGGCGCTGCAAGGTTGCGAGGACTCCTTGACCGTCGCCGGTCGCTTGCAACAGTTCATCCAAGACTTGGACAACTTCCTCGGTTGGTTAGTCAAGACTCAA CGGGCCGTCGCCTCCGAGGAGGTGCCGGATAGTTTGACCGAAGCGGAGAGGTTGTTGAACCAGCACGCGGCCCTCAAGGAGGAGATCAATGGCTACGAGGAGGACTATGCCAAGATCCAGGCGGCCAGCGACCTGTTGGCCTTGGAGGAGACCGAGGT CCCTACCTCTCGTTTGCAGCAATGGTTGCAGAAGCTGGACGCGGGCTGGGGCAagttgctgcagagctgggagacaCGGCGAGAGGTGCTGGTGCAATCGCACGTCTTCCACCTCTTCCTCCGGGACGTCCAGCAGTGCGAGAGCAGCCTCTACAACCAG GAGTCCACCCTGGTCCACGCCGAGCTCCCCGGCACGGTGGAAGGGGTGAACAACGCCATCAAGAAGCACAAGGACTTCACCACCACCATGGACCTCAACCTGCAGAAGATCCAACAGACCCTACAAGCCGGCGAGAGCCTCCAGCGTCAAGGCAACCTCTACAGCGACCGCGTGGCCGAGGCGATGGAGGGTCTCCGCGCCAA GAGCCACCGAAATTACCAGCTGGCGCAGGAGTGGATGCAGCGGCTCCAGGACCACCTCGAGCTGCAGCGGTTCCTCCAGGATTGCCGCGAG CTGGATGGCTGGATCCAGGAGAAGTGCTGATGGCGGGGGACCcctcccgggaccccccccccccgcccccccaagcCATGGCTCAAGCACCAGGCGTTCATGGCCGAGCTGGCGCAGAATAAAGAGTGGCTGGAGAAGATCGAGAAG GAAGGCGAAGAACTGCTCCTCGCCAAACCCGAATTAACGGGCGCCGTCCGGCGCCAACTGGAAGAGTTGCGCCAACGTTGGCTTGAGCTGGAGGCCACCAGCCGGGCCAGGAGCCGGCGGCTAGCGgaagccgccgccgccgagcgcTTGGCCCGCAGCTACGCCGAGATGGAGGCGCGGCTGGGgcggctggaggagcagctggagagcgcgggggccgggggcgacCTCCTCAGCGTCAGCAGGCAGCTCAACCGGCTGCAG ACGCTGGAGTCGCAGGTGCAGCAGTGGTACGAGCAGGCGGGCGAGCTGCGGGCGcaggcggcggcgctgccggcgcaggcggcgggcgggcgggcgctgggGGAGCGGCAGAGCGCGGTGGGCGCCCGCATCGTCCGCCTGCTCGAGCCCCTCAAGGAGCGCCGGAGAATCCTGCTGGCTTCCAAGGAGGTGCACCAGGTCAGCCACGAGCTGGAGGACGAGGTG ctgtgggtgcaggacCGCCTGCCCTTGGCCACGCTGAAGGACCACGGCACCAACCTGCAGACGGTCCAGCAGTTCATCAAGAAGAACCAG AACCTCCGCCGGGAGATCCAGGTCCACCGGCCTCGCGTGGACGAGGTGTTGGAACGCGCCGGAGCCGTTGCCTCCATTAAAAGCCCCGAAGCCGAAGGGGTCCGACGTCTTCTGGAGCGCTTGGGAACGTTGTggggggga ctgcaggagcaggcagagcgcCGGCAGCAAAGCCTGGATGCCACCTACCAGCTGGAGCAATACTTCTTCGACGTGGCCGAGGTGGAGGCGTGGTTGGgcgagcaggagctgctgctgatgagcgaggagaaggggaag GATGAGCAGAGCACCCTACAGCTCCTCAAGAAGCACCTCCTGACGGAGCAAACGGTGGAGAACTACGAGGAGACCATCGCCCAGCTCTCCCGCCAGTGCCGTGCTCTTCTTGAGCTTGGCCACCCTCAAAG CGAACAGGTCAGCAGGCGGCAGTCGCAGGTTGACCGGCTCTACGTGTCTCTGAAGGACCTGGTGGAGGAGCGCAAGGCCAAGCTGGAGCAGCAATATTGGCTCTACCAGCTCAACCGCGAGGTGGACGAGCTGGAGCATTGGATCGCCGAGAAGGAGGTGGTGGCCGGCTCGCCGGAGCTGGGACAGGACTTTGAGCACGTCACG ctgctccaggagAAATTCCTGGAGTTCGCCAGCGAGACGGGCAGCGTCGGGCAGGAGCGGATCGCCGCCGTCAACCAAATGGTGGACGAGCTGATCGACTACGGGCACGCCGACGCCGCCACCATCGCCGAATGGAAGGACGGGGTGAACGAAGCTTGGGCAGACCTTCTGGAGCTGATGGAGACCCGGGCCCAGATGTTGGCGGCTTCCCACGAGTTGCACAAGTTCTTCAACGATTGCAAAGAGGTTTTGGGGCAAATCGAGGAGAAAAGGCAACGCCTGCCTGAACTGGCAGCCCGTGAGGGCAGGACGTCGGCTGGCGCCTTGCAGCGGGCGTTGGGTGCCTTCGAGCATGACGTGGAGGTGTTGGTGACCCAAGTCCGGCAGCTGCAAGAG GGGGCGGCCCAGTTGAGGACCCTCTACGCC GGGGACAACGCCGAGGCCATTGCTGGGCGGGAGCAGGAGGTGCTACGGGCGTGGAAGGAGCTCTTGGCGGCGTGCGAGGAGTGCCGGCTCCACGTGGCCAGCGTCGCCGATAAGATCCGCTTCGTCGGCACCGTGCGAGACCTCCTCGCCTGGATGGACGGCGTCCTCTGCCAGATCGGCGCCGGAGAGAAGCCCAG GGACGTCTCCTCGGTGGAGCTGCTGATGAACGACCACCAAGGTCTCAAGAGCGAGATCGAAGCCCGGGGCAAGAGCATCGCCGcctgcctggagctgggcaagACCCTCATCCTCAGCAAGAGCCCGGCGGCCGACGAG atCAAAGCCCACGTGGAAAAGCTGCTTGCGAAGAAGAAGGAGATGATGGAGAAGTGGGACAAGCACTGGGAATGGCTGCAGCAGA TGCTGGAGGTGCACCAGTTCGCCCAGGAGGCGGTGGTGGCCGACGCTTGGCTGACGGCCCAGGAGCCCCTGCTGAAgagccaggagctgggcagcagcGTGGACGAGGTGGAGCAGCTGATCCGGCGGCACGAGGCGTTCCGGAAGGCGGCCGCCGCTTGGGAGGAGAGGTTCAGCTCCCTGAGACGGCTCACCACG aTCGAGAAGCTGAAGGCGGAGCAGAACAAGCAGCCGCCGACGCCGCTCCTGAGCCGCAAATTTTTGGGGGAACCCCCGGGGGGGGCAACACCGTCGCCGGGTGGGCCTGAGCGCCCCGAAAGCCGCCGGCTGGAGCCCCGCGTCGCCTACGTGCGCCATGAGCTCCGTCCTGAGCGCCTACAGCCCAAACTTGACCATGTCCAAGGACCTCCCGgggatgggggtcccgggggggagCCGCCCCCGCCTGCCACCACCGGTGAGACCCCGGTGCCCCCCAAAACTGATGAGCCCGAGGAGGGGAGGACGGGGCTGCTGGAACGGCGCCGGGAGCGGCGAGAGCGCCGGCTGGAGCGGCAGGAATCCAGCGAGCCGGAGCCGCCGCGGCACGACGGCAAGGGCGGCGG CAAAGCCACGCTGGCCGACATtgtggagcagctgcaggagaaggaggcGGGTGGCCCCTTGCCAGCTACGGTGAG ccccccccagccccgggagcgGGAGTCCCCCGCCCGCCTGCCCACCGGCCCGGAGGTGCTGCCGGAGAGGATGCCGCGCCCCGACCGGCCCCGCGCCCGTGACCGCCCCAAACCTCGCCGACGTCCGCGACCCAAAGACCCCGCCCAGGGCCCGGGGGAGACGCGGAGGTCGCGGTCGGCCCCGGCGCAAGGCAGCGCCCCTccgcccccaccgccccccaccCACACGGTGCACCACGAGGGCTTCCTCTTCCGCAAGCACGAGCTCGACGGACCCAACAAGAAGGCATCGAACAG GTCCTGGGTGAACCTCTACTGCGTCCTGAGCAAGGGCGACCTGGGCTTCTACAAGGACGCCAAGGGCCAAGCGGCGGGCAGCACCCACGGGGGTGAACCTCTCCTCAACCTCCACCACTCCACCAGCGAGGTGGCCAGCGActacaagaagaagaagaacgTCTTCAAGCTCAA GACCAGTGATGGGAGCGAGTTCCTCCTGCAAGCCAAGGATGAG GAGGACATGCGGGGGTGGCTGAGGGCGCTGGCCGCCTGCGCCCAGGAGCACGCCGAGGTGGCCCGCTGGAGCCAAGCTCTTctcaccacctcctccaccgACGAGGGCCTCCCCCGGCGGGAGGGTGACCGGCGCTCCAGCACCTCGGGGAGACGGAAA GGTGTCCCTTGA
- the SHKBP1 gene encoding LOW QUALITY PROTEIN: SH3KBP1-binding protein 1 (The sequence of the model RefSeq protein was modified relative to this genomic sequence to represent the inferred CDS: inserted 2 bases in 1 codon; deleted 8 bases in 6 codons; substituted 1 base at 1 genomic stop codon) has protein sequence MAAPGGAARPGAEVVQLNVGGKRFSTSRQTLTWISDSFFSSLLSGRISTLKDETGAIFIDRDPTVFAPILNFLRTKELDPRGVSISLLLHEAQFYGITPSRXQLFGGGGVRRLQLREELDRSSCGSVLFNGYLPPPVLPAKRRNRHSVAGPQIAARLTATTDRAPVRRSNTMPPNLGNAGLLGRLLEDRTLAAGKEGSNPSEPGAVRIICGHHNWIAVAYAQFLVCYRRRRGWQQVFSSPRLDWVIERVALNAKVLGGALGDHDKMVAVASCSEIILWALQADGNGSEIGVFHLGVPVKPXLLRGNQLIATSHTGKIGVWNAVTKHWQIQDVVPINSYDAAGTFLLLGCNNGSIYYVDVQKFPLRMKDNDLLVTELYRDPTEDAVTPLSVYLTPKTSDSGNWIEIAYGTSSGVVRVIVQHPETVGSGPQLFQTFTVHRSPVTKIMLSEKHLISVCADTNHVRTWTVTRFRGMISTQPGSTPLASFKILSLDDLDGPAGCAAGCFLPAGPFGERDDQQVFIQRVVPDACQVFVRLSSTGKRICEVRSVDAAAITAFTVHECDGSSRIGSRPRRYLFTGHANGSVQMWDLTTAMEMLAKPP, from the exons atggcggcgccgggcggggcggcgcggcccggggcGGAGGTCGTGCAGCTCAACGTGGGCGGCAAGAG GTTCAGCACATCCCGCCAGACGCTGACCTGGATCTCGGATTCCTTCTTCTCCAG CCTCCTGAGCGGCCGCATCTCCACCTTGAAGGATGAGACGGGAGCG atcttcatCGACCGGGAC CCCACCGTCTTCGCCCCCATCCTCAACTTCCTCCGGACAAAAGAGCTCGATCCCCGCGGCGTCAgcatctccctcctcctccacgAAGCCCAATTTTACGGCATCACCCCCTCTAGGTAACaactttttggggggggggggg TTCGCCGCTTGCAGCTGCGGGAGGAATTGGACCGCTCGTCTTGCGGCAGCGTCCTCTTCAACGGCTACCTGCCCCCCCCAG TCTTACCGGCCAAACGCCGTAAC CGGCACAGCGTGGCGGGGCCGCAGATCGCCGCCCGTTTGACGGCGACGACCGACAGAGCCCCGGTGCGACGCAGCAACACCATGCCCCCCAATTTGGGCAACGCCGGTTTGTTGGGGCGCTTGTTGGAAGACCGAACCCTCGCCGCCGGTAAGGAGGGGTCCAACC CGAGCGAACCGGGAGCGGTGCGGATCATCTGCGGGCATCACAACTGGATCGCCGTGGCTTACGCCCAGTTCCTCGTCTGCTATCG GAGACGTCGGGGGTGGCAGCAAGTCTTCTCCAGCCCGCGCTTGGACTGGGTGATCGAGCGGGTGGCCCTCAACGCCAAGGTGCTCGGCGGAGCCTTGGGTGACCACGACAAGATGGTGGCGGTGGCATCCTGCAGCGAGATCATCCTTTGGGCCCTGCAAGCCGACGGCAACGGCAGCGAGATCG GTGTCTTCCACCTGGGAGTGCCGGTGAAGCC TCTTCTTCGTGGGAACCAACTCATCGCCACCAGCCACACCGGCAAAATCGGCGTCTGGAACGCCGTCACCAAGCACTGGCAG ATCCAGGACGTCGTCCCCATCAACAGCTACGACGCCGCCggcaccttcctcctcctgggcTGCAACAACGGCTCCATCTACTACGTGG ACGTTCAGAAGTTCCCCCTG CGCATGAAGGACAACGATCTGCTGGTGACGGAGCTCTACCGCGACCCCACCGAAGACGCCGTCACC CCTCTCAGCGTCTACCTCACCCCCAAAACCA GCGACAGCGGAAACTGGATCGAGATCGCCTACGGCACCAGCTCCGGCGTGGTGCGGGTCATCGTGCAGCACCCCGAAACCGTAGGCTCCGGTCCTCAACTCTTCCAAACCTTCACCGTACACCGCAGCCCCGTCACCAAAATCATGCTTTCGGAGAAACACCTCATCTCCG tTTGTGCCGAC ACAAACCACGTCCGGACCTGGACGGTGACTCGGTTCCGCGGGATGATTTCCACCCAACCCGGCTCGACGCCGTTGGCTTCCTTCAAAATCCTCTCCTTGGATGATCTCGACGGTCCCGCCGGCTGCG CCGCCGGGTGTTTTTTGCCGGCAGGACCCTTCGGCGAGCGGGATGACCAACAAGTCTTCATCCAACGAGTGGTGCCGGACGCGTGCCAGGTCTTTGTCCGGCTTTCCTCCACCGGCAAAAG GATTTGCGAGGTGCGTTCGGTCGACGCGGCGGCCATCACCGCCTTCACCGTCCACGAGTGCGACGGTTCCAGCCGCATCGgttcccgcccc cgccgttACCTCTTCACCGGCCACGCCAACGGCAGCGTCCAGATGTGGGACCTCACCACCGCCATGGAGATGCTGGCGAAACCCCCCAg